A portion of the Cryptomeria japonica chromosome 5, Sugi_1.0, whole genome shotgun sequence genome contains these proteins:
- the LOC131875746 gene encoding uncharacterized protein LOC131875746: MSLMSLCGKNENHLIEILNEAAQSKSLKKNLYMDWDWKIKLALPNLLIPLLFALGNPMDQVNPRVGVKWDVLESGWSKVNFDGASAGNPGQSGIGCILRDSDGICIKEISEKIGVATNNEAKFRAALRGL, encoded by the coding sequence ATGAGCTtaatgtctctttgtgggaaaaATGAGAACCACCTGATTGAGATCTTGAATGAGGCTGCTCAATCTAAATCATTAAAGAAGAATTTGTACATGGATTGGGATTGGAAGATTAAGCTGGCTCTTCCAAATCTTCTCATTCCACTGCTTTTTGCCTTGGGAAACCCGATGGATCAAGTcaatccaagagtgggggtgaAATGGGATGTGCTAGAATCtgggtggagcaaggtaaacttCGATGGTGCTTCTGCAGGAAATCCGggtcaaagtggtattggttgTATTTTGAGGGATTCTGATGGTAtctgtataaaagaaatctctgaaaagattggaGTTGCTACTAACAATGAAGCTAAATTTAGAGCAGCTTTAAGAGGTCTTTAG